The Tautonia rosea genome includes a region encoding these proteins:
- a CDS encoding Tex-like N-terminal domain-containing protein gives MDTPIPVDLGRIAQDLQIRRLQVESVVQLLDEGNTVPFITRYRKEKTGNLEETAIREIQRRVARLRELAERKQTVLRSIEAQGRLTEELAEAIKRADTPQRLEDLYLPFKPKKRTKAGDAREKGLEPLALRIWNRDETLTDLRAAAEAFVDPSKGVDSVDQVIEGVGHILAESISELANVRDAVRRVVWRLGRVVTRKADNLPEGQGTKYADYFEYAEPVGQVPPHRVLAINRGDKEGPLKVKIEVPREDLERTIRAQLPLEDHPQSEAFTNAAIDALDRLLMPSLEREVRRELTERAEQHAVEVFARNLRSLLLQPPIPKQTVLALDPGFRTGCKVVVLDPMGTVKEHGVIFLMPAYRRAEGKRYLKDLVARHEVEVIAIGNGTASRETEELIVEVLEEGTRFHEMALRGEEYIPPPPDVQDLPPLQAPETFGSGLVEQGAATPSDTSASPEAEATPSPASAADIPAEERPATPIAGEVPERPEPTAPGPAPEQPHPSAAEVASALPETASNPPAQPSADSSPADGSTTNGNSDPQSGDSTAEALPPIRGGAPTDGEQRPEPDPQNPPPTGPQPDLPAEPDPSAVPPAQSEGEPHSVEHETEQADQAANDRVPPPEGPEASHSFSSFAEAPAAGPGDSSPAEPTPEPQVASTPVAEAPPTEPALDHAPQPEAEVARAELGGGEIEAAPLPAEAPDPSASPSAEAAEGQPAEGAAGSAVVDLTKPPVGMTGKPKGQQPSGKKQRDRDQRPKPKGPPPPPMPHPADPILSRLSYVIVNEAGASVYSASPVGKEEFPNYDATTRGTVSIGRRLQDPLAELVKIEPQNIGVGLYQHDVGTKQLKESLESVIESCVNYVGVDLNSASIPLLRHVSGLNSLTARRLVEFRNQHGPFARRDQILQVEGIGDATFTQAAGFLKILEGENPLDRTWVHPESYPAAEKLLTRLGFELPALLDRERLAALQAQLLELKDKPEELAAIAQELELGEPTLVDILEALARPGRDPREDLPKPVFKKGFLKLEDLQPGMELRGTVLNVVDFGAFVDIGLKDSGLVHISQLANRYVKSPHDVVSVGDVVTVWVLSVDQDRKKVSLTMVPPGTERPKGRGHGGEGEGEGRPPRGRGRGRGPGRAQEGQGPPPEGAAPPADSGERRPGSGRIPGPPMRAQQAQRGRGGPGGRGGPGGGASRFGRGGPGGGRGGPGGGRPDQGGPPSPRPTTPRKPAPPPEPLSQDAIKGSVPLRSFGQLAQLWKARVDDEPSEQGGDAQTNPPGPQGESAPPADQGTPSNPPSAAPEDPKPAE, from the coding sequence ATGGACACCCCGATTCCCGTCGATCTGGGCCGGATTGCACAAGATCTGCAAATCCGACGACTTCAGGTCGAAAGTGTTGTTCAGTTGCTCGACGAGGGCAACACCGTCCCCTTCATCACCCGGTACCGCAAAGAAAAGACCGGGAACCTGGAGGAGACGGCGATTCGCGAGATCCAGCGGCGGGTCGCGCGACTCCGGGAACTGGCCGAACGCAAGCAGACCGTGCTGCGATCGATCGAGGCCCAGGGACGGCTGACTGAGGAACTTGCCGAGGCGATCAAGCGCGCCGACACCCCCCAACGCCTCGAAGACCTCTACCTGCCCTTCAAGCCGAAGAAGCGCACCAAGGCCGGCGACGCCCGTGAGAAGGGGCTCGAACCGCTCGCCCTGCGCATCTGGAACCGCGATGAAACCCTGACCGACCTCCGCGCCGCCGCCGAGGCCTTTGTTGATCCCTCCAAGGGGGTTGATTCGGTCGATCAGGTCATCGAAGGGGTCGGCCATATCCTCGCGGAGTCGATCAGCGAGCTGGCCAACGTGCGCGACGCCGTCCGCCGTGTCGTCTGGCGCCTCGGCCGGGTCGTCACCCGCAAGGCCGACAATCTGCCCGAGGGGCAGGGGACCAAGTACGCCGACTACTTCGAATACGCCGAACCGGTCGGCCAGGTTCCTCCTCACCGCGTCCTGGCCATCAATCGCGGTGACAAGGAAGGCCCCTTGAAGGTGAAGATCGAGGTCCCCCGCGAGGATCTGGAACGAACCATCCGCGCCCAGCTCCCGCTCGAAGATCACCCCCAGTCCGAGGCCTTCACCAACGCCGCGATTGACGCGCTCGATCGCCTGCTCATGCCAAGCCTCGAACGGGAAGTCCGCCGCGAACTGACCGAGCGGGCCGAGCAGCACGCCGTCGAGGTTTTTGCCCGCAACCTTCGCAGCCTCTTGCTCCAGCCGCCGATTCCCAAGCAGACGGTCCTGGCCCTCGACCCCGGTTTCCGGACCGGTTGCAAGGTCGTCGTGCTCGACCCGATGGGGACCGTCAAGGAGCACGGCGTCATCTTTCTCATGCCCGCGTACCGTCGGGCCGAAGGCAAGCGCTACCTGAAAGATCTCGTCGCCCGGCACGAGGTCGAGGTCATCGCCATCGGCAACGGCACCGCCAGCCGAGAGACCGAGGAACTGATCGTCGAGGTGCTCGAAGAAGGCACCCGCTTCCACGAAATGGCCCTTCGAGGCGAGGAATACATCCCCCCGCCGCCCGACGTCCAGGACCTTCCCCCGCTCCAGGCCCCCGAAACCTTCGGCTCCGGCCTCGTCGAGCAAGGTGCGGCTACTCCCTCCGACACTTCAGCGTCTCCGGAGGCCGAGGCCACTCCCTCTCCGGCCTCCGCCGCGGACATCCCGGCCGAGGAACGCCCCGCCACCCCAATCGCCGGCGAGGTTCCCGAGCGCCCCGAGCCCACGGCTCCCGGTCCCGCTCCCGAGCAGCCACACCCTTCGGCTGCGGAAGTGGCCTCGGCTCTGCCCGAAACTGCCTCCAATCCACCGGCTCAGCCCTCCGCCGACTCCTCCCCGGCCGATGGCTCGACCACCAACGGCAACTCCGACCCCCAGTCTGGTGATTCGACCGCAGAAGCCCTGCCTCCGATCCGTGGCGGTGCTCCGACCGACGGGGAACAACGGCCCGAACCCGACCCGCAGAACCCCCCTCCCACCGGTCCTCAGCCCGACCTTCCTGCCGAACCCGACCCCAGCGCCGTGCCCCCTGCTCAGTCCGAAGGCGAACCCCACAGCGTCGAGCATGAGACCGAGCAGGCCGATCAGGCCGCCAATGACCGAGTCCCTCCTCCCGAAGGGCCGGAAGCATCGCATTCGTTCTCAAGCTTTGCCGAAGCCCCAGCCGCAGGCCCTGGTGACTCCTCTCCCGCGGAACCCACCCCCGAACCTCAGGTCGCCTCAACCCCGGTTGCCGAAGCTCCGCCTACCGAACCCGCCCTCGATCACGCTCCCCAGCCCGAGGCCGAGGTGGCCCGCGCCGAACTCGGCGGGGGTGAGATCGAAGCCGCCCCGCTGCCTGCCGAGGCCCCTGATCCCTCTGCCTCTCCCTCCGCTGAAGCTGCCGAAGGCCAACCCGCCGAAGGGGCTGCCGGCTCGGCCGTGGTCGACCTGACCAAGCCCCCCGTTGGCATGACCGGCAAGCCCAAGGGGCAGCAGCCCTCCGGCAAAAAGCAACGCGACCGCGACCAGCGACCCAAGCCGAAAGGTCCTCCCCCTCCGCCAATGCCCCACCCGGCCGACCCGATTCTCTCCCGGCTCTCTTACGTAATCGTCAACGAGGCCGGCGCTAGTGTTTACTCGGCCAGTCCCGTCGGCAAGGAAGAGTTCCCGAACTACGACGCCACCACCCGAGGCACCGTCTCCATCGGTCGACGGCTCCAGGACCCCCTGGCCGAACTGGTCAAGATCGAGCCCCAGAACATCGGCGTCGGTCTTTACCAGCACGATGTCGGCACGAAGCAGCTCAAGGAATCGCTCGAATCGGTCATCGAGAGTTGCGTCAACTATGTCGGCGTCGACCTGAACTCGGCCAGCATCCCCTTGCTGCGGCACGTCTCGGGCCTGAATTCGTTGACCGCTCGCCGACTTGTCGAGTTCCGCAACCAGCATGGGCCATTCGCCCGACGCGACCAGATCCTCCAAGTCGAAGGCATCGGCGACGCCACGTTCACCCAGGCCGCCGGTTTCCTCAAGATCCTTGAAGGGGAAAACCCGCTCGACCGCACCTGGGTCCACCCCGAGAGCTACCCGGCTGCCGAGAAACTTCTGACCCGCCTCGGCTTCGAACTGCCCGCCTTGCTCGACAGAGAACGGCTTGCCGCCCTGCAGGCTCAGCTGCTCGAACTGAAGGACAAGCCCGAGGAACTCGCCGCCATCGCGCAGGAACTCGAACTCGGCGAGCCCACGCTCGTCGATATTCTCGAGGCCCTCGCCCGCCCCGGCCGCGACCCTCGAGAAGACCTGCCCAAGCCTGTCTTCAAGAAGGGCTTCCTGAAGCTTGAAGACCTTCAGCCCGGCATGGAGCTTCGTGGCACCGTCCTGAATGTCGTTGACTTTGGTGCCTTCGTCGACATCGGCCTCAAGGACTCCGGCCTCGTTCACATCAGCCAGCTCGCCAACCGCTACGTCAAGAGCCCGCACGACGTGGTCAGCGTGGGAGACGTGGTCACTGTCTGGGTCCTCAGCGTCGATCAGGACCGCAAGAAGGTCTCGCTCACCATGGTTCCTCCCGGCACCGAACGCCCGAAAGGGCGCGGCCACGGTGGCGAGGGTGAGGGCGAAGGCCGCCCCCCTCGCGGTCGCGGTCGCGGTCGCGGCCCTGGACGTGCCCAGGAAGGTCAGGGGCCGCCCCCCGAGGGTGCCGCTCCTCCCGCAGATTCCGGCGAACGCCGCCCGGGCTCCGGTCGGATCCCCGGCCCACCCATGCGGGCTCAGCAAGCTCAACGTGGTCGCGGTGGACCCGGTGGTCGAGGGGGGCCTGGCGGAGGTGCCTCCCGCTTCGGCCGTGGCGGACCTGGTGGCGGTCGCGGTGGACCCGGAGGCGGTCGACCCGATCAGGGCGGACCGCCCTCTCCTCGTCCGACCACCCCACGAAAACCCGCTCCTCCTCCTGAGCCGCTCTCCCAGGACGCCATCAAGGGCTCCGTCCCGCTCCGTTCCTTCGGTCAGCTCGCCCAGCTCTGGAAGGCCCGTGTCGACGATGAGCCTTCGGAGCAGGGGGGAGACGCACAGACCAATCCCCCAGGTCCTCAGGGAGAATCAGCCCCGCCAGCCGATCAGGGAACGCCATCCAACCCTCCTTCGGCCGCTCCTGAGGATCCCAAACCGGCTGAGTAA
- a CDS encoding ABC transporter permease has product MWRFAWKNLLTRPLRTILALIGLSIPIVGVLGLYSVSGGLKNLVDDTLKQIQGVIVLRENAPSPVFSSLEADYVERIAQIPHVRSVAPEVWGIPPSIEGSSLIAKAAASELVGRIRGQSREQRMQGMFDAIVLSGQDIPSHEGLNTAVFANAMLPPEEGGGRFLERRDINENRVVISRKIAKDLANPDGTPKQVGQTLTIGSGDEAEAFEIIGIYDTGSMFLDVVIITDINVARRILKEPESKISCIYVEADDPRRMEEVSNAIETEIPNIDARNMDEFSQNFTRLLGDLDTFLLMIVSLALLVGVVGIVNTMLMSTTERFAEFGVLRTNGWSRGDVLLLVTAESAYLGLWAGLIGCGLTLGLVAIGNQFIGGGLQLVIGPGLIAFGLALSVVMGVLGGLYPAWRASRLVPMDAIRLGGH; this is encoded by the coding sequence ATGTGGCGATTCGCCTGGAAAAACCTGCTTACCCGCCCCCTGCGGACGATCCTTGCCCTCATCGGCCTCTCGATCCCGATCGTCGGCGTCCTGGGACTCTACAGCGTCTCCGGGGGCTTGAAAAACCTGGTAGACGATACGCTGAAGCAAATCCAGGGGGTGATCGTCCTTCGAGAAAACGCTCCCAGTCCGGTCTTCAGCAGCCTCGAAGCCGATTACGTCGAACGGATCGCGCAAATACCCCATGTCCGGAGCGTTGCACCCGAGGTCTGGGGTATCCCTCCCTCGATTGAAGGCTCAAGCCTGATCGCCAAGGCTGCCGCCAGTGAGTTGGTCGGTCGCATCCGCGGCCAGTCGCGCGAACAACGCATGCAAGGCATGTTCGACGCCATCGTCCTTTCCGGTCAGGACATTCCGAGTCACGAAGGACTCAATACCGCAGTCTTCGCCAATGCCATGCTCCCTCCCGAGGAAGGAGGCGGTCGCTTCCTTGAGCGTCGCGATATCAACGAAAACCGCGTCGTCATCAGTCGCAAGATTGCCAAGGACCTGGCCAATCCCGACGGTACTCCCAAACAGGTCGGCCAGACCCTCACCATCGGTTCCGGAGACGAGGCCGAAGCCTTCGAAATCATCGGCATTTACGACACCGGATCGATGTTCCTCGACGTGGTTATCATCACCGACATCAATGTCGCCCGTCGCATCCTCAAGGAACCCGAATCCAAGATTTCCTGCATCTATGTCGAGGCTGACGACCCCCGTCGCATGGAGGAAGTTTCCAACGCCATCGAGACCGAAATCCCCAATATCGACGCGCGCAATATGGATGAATTTTCTCAGAACTTCACCCGCTTACTTGGTGATCTCGATACCTTCTTGCTCATGATCGTGAGCCTGGCCTTGCTCGTCGGTGTGGTGGGCATCGTCAACACCATGCTCATGAGCACCACCGAACGCTTTGCCGAATTCGGCGTCCTCCGCACTAACGGCTGGTCCCGCGGCGACGTGCTGCTGCTTGTCACGGCCGAAAGCGCCTATCTCGGTCTCTGGGCCGGCCTCATTGGCTGCGGCCTGACGCTCGGGCTCGTCGCCATCGGCAACCAGTTCATCGGCGGTGGTCTCCAACTGGTCATCGGTCCTGGTCTGATCGCTTTCGGCCTCGCCCTGTCGGTGGTCATGGGAGTCCTTGGCGGCCTTTACCCCGCCTGGCGAGCGTCCCGGCTCGTCCCAATGGATGCCATCCGACTGGGTGGACATTGA
- a CDS encoding ABC transporter ATP-binding protein: MIDVINVTKTYRRGDQRVDALRGVTCHIPRGSCAFIVGPSGSGKSTLLYLLGALDRPGSGAIQIEGADLTAMSEPELNLYRRDHIGFIFQSFNLINNLTALENVLIPFLPRGVTPEQRSRAESLLSDVGLGDRMHHRPRQLSGGEQQRVAIARALIKNPVLVLADEPTGELDSKTGDEIYRILRRLQSEQDTTLVVVTHDRRFIRTDDIVLEIQDGLLLTNDQPQPDSLAQAH, encoded by the coding sequence ATGATCGACGTGATTAACGTCACGAAAACGTACCGCCGTGGCGATCAGCGTGTAGACGCCCTCCGCGGCGTCACCTGCCACATCCCTCGCGGGTCGTGCGCCTTCATCGTCGGGCCTTCTGGATCGGGGAAAAGCACCTTGCTGTATCTGCTCGGTGCCCTGGATCGTCCCGGCAGTGGGGCGATTCAGATTGAAGGAGCCGACCTGACCGCGATGTCCGAACCCGAGCTGAATCTCTATCGTCGTGATCACATCGGCTTCATCTTCCAGTCCTTCAATCTGATCAATAATCTCACGGCCCTCGAAAACGTTTTGATTCCCTTCCTCCCCCGGGGTGTCACTCCCGAGCAGCGATCCCGAGCCGAATCGCTCCTCTCCGATGTCGGCCTTGGCGATCGGATGCACCATCGCCCTCGGCAACTCTCAGGGGGCGAGCAGCAGCGCGTGGCGATTGCCCGAGCACTCATCAAAAACCCCGTCCTCGTCCTCGCCGACGAGCCCACCGGCGAACTCGACTCCAAAACCGGAGACGAAATCTATCGCATCCTTCGTCGCCTCCAGTCCGAACAGGACACCACCCTCGTCGTCGTCACCCACGACCGCCGCTTCATCCGTACCGACGACATCGTGCTCGAAATTCAGGACGGATTGCTTCTTACAAACGACCAGCCGCAGCCCGACTCGCTCGCCCAGGCCCATTGA
- a CDS encoding cupin domain-containing protein: MSDAAYWIDRLRLQPHPEGGYFRETYRAKDTIAAEAIGERFAGPRSTSTSIYFLLTDESFSSLHRMKSDEVWNFHAGSALTVHVIDPGGTYRSHRVGLDLDNGQEPQAVVTAGSWFGASVDEPGGFALVGCTVAPGFDFADFELADREVLIREFPQHEALIRRLTR, encoded by the coding sequence ATGAGCGATGCCGCGTACTGGATTGACCGCCTGAGATTGCAGCCTCATCCCGAGGGGGGATACTTTCGAGAAACCTATCGGGCCAAGGACACGATTGCAGCCGAGGCGATTGGGGAGCGGTTCGCCGGACCCCGATCGACATCAACATCAATCTACTTTTTGCTCACAGACGAATCGTTCTCATCGCTGCATCGGATGAAGTCGGACGAAGTCTGGAATTTCCATGCCGGGTCAGCCTTGACGGTGCATGTGATTGATCCCGGAGGGACCTATCGGTCGCATCGGGTCGGTCTGGACCTGGACAACGGACAGGAGCCGCAAGCCGTGGTGACGGCGGGGTCGTGGTTCGGGGCTTCGGTGGATGAACCGGGAGGGTTTGCGCTGGTGGGTTGCACCGTGGCGCCGGGGTTTGATTTCGCCGATTTCGAACTGGCCGATCGGGAGGTGTTGATACGGGAGTTTCCGCAACACGAGGCATTGATCCGCCGACTGACGCGCTGA
- a CDS encoding NAD(P)H-quinone oxidoreductase, whose product MRAVVIARTGGPEVLEIREVPQPEVRGDRILVRVRAAGLNRADTMQSRGLYPPPPGEPTEIPGLEFAGEVEAKGPDAIGPLKPGDRVFGIVGGGGLAEYVCVPERMAVPVPAGLDWPSAAAVPEVFLTAFDALDQQAELCSGEAVLIHAVGGGVGSAAVQLAHAMGCPTFGTARTASKLERAKGYGLDVGIDTSSEDFVEVIRDRTKGDGVPVIIDHIGAAYLGKNLDALGRRGRLVVVGLLGGRKAEVDLLALLNKRARIVGTTLRARPIEEKIAATRRFADRVVPWLDRGLVRPIVDSVYPIDQIRKAAEHMESNKGFGKVVLSIDG is encoded by the coding sequence ATGCGAGCCGTCGTCATCGCCCGGACCGGGGGCCCCGAAGTGCTGGAGATTCGAGAGGTTCCCCAACCCGAGGTCCGGGGAGATCGGATTTTGGTCCGGGTCCGTGCCGCAGGACTAAACCGTGCCGACACGATGCAAAGCCGAGGACTCTACCCCCCTCCCCCGGGTGAACCGACGGAGATTCCGGGATTGGAGTTTGCAGGGGAGGTCGAGGCGAAAGGTCCGGATGCCATTGGTCCTCTAAAACCGGGGGACCGAGTCTTCGGGATCGTCGGCGGAGGAGGGCTTGCGGAGTACGTCTGCGTTCCGGAACGGATGGCGGTTCCGGTGCCGGCCGGATTGGATTGGCCCAGCGCCGCAGCCGTACCGGAGGTCTTCCTGACAGCCTTCGACGCGCTCGATCAGCAGGCGGAATTATGTTCGGGCGAAGCGGTCCTGATTCATGCCGTGGGAGGTGGCGTCGGGTCGGCCGCGGTGCAACTGGCACATGCAATGGGTTGTCCCACGTTCGGCACGGCCCGAACGGCGAGCAAACTGGAACGAGCGAAGGGGTATGGGCTTGATGTGGGTATCGACACATCGAGCGAGGATTTTGTGGAGGTGATCCGAGATCGGACGAAAGGCGACGGAGTGCCCGTGATCATCGATCATATCGGCGCCGCATATCTTGGGAAAAATCTTGATGCGTTAGGCCGACGAGGGCGACTGGTGGTGGTCGGTCTGCTCGGGGGGAGGAAGGCAGAGGTCGATCTGCTGGCGCTGCTGAACAAGAGAGCCAGAATCGTCGGGACAACCCTGCGGGCACGGCCGATTGAGGAGAAGATTGCCGCCACGCGGAGGTTTGCCGATCGGGTGGTCCCCTGGCTCGATCGCGGACTGGTGCGGCCCATTGTCGACTCGGTTTACCCGATCGATCAGATTCGGAAGGCGGCCGAACACATGGAGTCGAACAAGGGGTTCGGGAAGGTCGTTTTGTCGATCGATGGTTGA
- a CDS encoding tRNA-binding protein, whose protein sequence is MDPIEAFGALDLRVGRVVRAEPNAKARTPAICLWIDFGPLGEKATSAQLTDRYRPEALIGRLVVAAVNLGSKRVAGFRSEVLVLGVADAEGKTVLLGVDDDVPPGGRIH, encoded by the coding sequence ATCGACCCGATCGAAGCCTTCGGGGCGCTCGACCTGCGGGTCGGCCGGGTCGTCCGGGCTGAGCCAAACGCGAAGGCCCGGACGCCGGCCATTTGCCTCTGGATTGACTTTGGGCCGCTCGGCGAAAAGGCGACAAGCGCCCAGCTGACGGACCGATACCGACCGGAAGCGCTCATCGGCCGCCTCGTGGTTGCGGCGGTGAATCTCGGCTCGAAGCGGGTCGCAGGGTTTCGGTCCGAAGTGCTGGTGCTCGGCGTCGCGGACGCTGAGGGAAAGACGGTGTTGCTCGGCGTCGATGATGACGTACCGCCGGGCGGGAGAATTCATTGA
- a CDS encoding FG-GAP repeat domain-containing protein: MRRILPCSALVFLLTISTTGSADEPFPRFDMQEIDPHAGNVVYSLTVADVNGDGTGDICALTEDAIVWYENPTWERHDILKGASQAAAGTTRDNVCFAALDIDGDGDLDFALGADWRPTDTKEGGTLYWARQDSLEDWTLISIGQEPTVHRMRWANVDGEGKPELIVLPLQGRGTSGPNWGEGNGVRILVYSIPENPETDPWPVEVADDSLHTTHGFVGLDWDDDGRDELVVAAWEGVFRLDREGEEWSRKKLGTGNQDSTPHKGASEVKVGTLADGRDYIATVEPWHGFQAAVYTKPECDGEFWHRIVIDEPLAWGHAVWTIDLDGDGDQELIIGHRDPNPEGAANPPSPGLYVYDPVPGSEPIQFDRHTIDVGGVAVEDAIAADLDGDGRPEIIAGGRATHNVRIYWNHPAEASGDDR, translated from the coding sequence ATGCGACGAATTCTCCCCTGCTCTGCCCTGGTCTTCCTGCTGACGATCTCCACGACGGGTTCGGCCGATGAGCCGTTTCCCCGGTTCGACATGCAGGAGATTGATCCGCACGCCGGCAACGTGGTCTACTCCCTGACCGTGGCCGATGTGAACGGTGACGGGACGGGCGACATCTGTGCGCTGACCGAAGATGCCATCGTCTGGTACGAGAACCCGACCTGGGAGCGGCACGACATCTTGAAAGGGGCCTCCCAGGCCGCGGCCGGGACGACGCGGGACAACGTCTGCTTTGCCGCGCTCGACATCGACGGCGACGGCGACCTCGACTTCGCCCTCGGGGCCGACTGGCGGCCGACCGACACCAAGGAGGGAGGCACGCTGTACTGGGCGCGTCAGGATTCGCTGGAGGACTGGACCTTGATCTCGATCGGTCAGGAACCCACCGTCCACCGCATGCGATGGGCCAATGTGGACGGCGAGGGGAAGCCCGAACTGATCGTCTTACCGCTCCAGGGGCGAGGGACCTCCGGCCCCAACTGGGGTGAAGGCAACGGCGTTCGCATTCTCGTGTACTCGATTCCTGAAAACCCAGAGACTGACCCCTGGCCGGTCGAGGTCGCCGACGACTCTTTGCACACGACGCATGGATTTGTCGGGCTCGACTGGGACGATGATGGCCGGGACGAACTCGTGGTTGCGGCCTGGGAAGGGGTCTTTCGGCTCGACCGCGAAGGCGAGGAATGGAGCAGGAAGAAGCTCGGAACCGGCAACCAGGATTCGACACCCCATAAGGGAGCCAGCGAGGTGAAGGTCGGCACGCTGGCCGATGGTCGAGACTACATCGCGACGGTCGAGCCGTGGCACGGATTTCAGGCGGCCGTCTACACCAAACCCGAGTGTGACGGCGAATTCTGGCACCGGATCGTGATTGACGAACCGCTGGCCTGGGGACACGCGGTCTGGACGATCGACCTGGACGGCGACGGCGATCAGGAATTGATCATCGGCCACCGCGACCCGAACCCGGAAGGGGCGGCGAACCCACCGTCCCCCGGGCTCTATGTGTATGACCCGGTACCGGGGTCGGAACCGATTCAGTTTGATCGGCACACGATCGACGTGGGAGGCGTAGCGGTGGAAGACGCAATCGCCGCTGACCTCGACGGCGACGGCCGGCCCGAGATCATCGCGGGGGGCCGGGCCACCCACAACGTCCGCATCTACTGGAACCACCCGGCGGAAGCCTCGGGAGACGATCGCTGA
- a CDS encoding neutral/alkaline non-lysosomal ceramidase N-terminal domain-containing protein, translating into MRTQIRSATVMGFLALIGLMLTASEAGAAAGRSGWSAGVATSEITPEGPVWLAGYAARKEPSNGVLAPIFAKALALRDAEGETVVIVSLDLVGVKRPLTHRVASLVSEAYGLPQEALTLVSSHTHCAPLPSDTDGRARAYGIDDEAMEPNREWTTRLEATIVAIVGKALESLRPASASFGVGSCEFAMNRREPTETGFKIGSNPDGPVDHSVPVLDVNGEDGEPIAVVFGYACHCTTLGGDMLQVCGDYAGFAQEGIETDRPGAVALFLTGCGADANPAPRGTVELARQHGKSLADAVGRVLESKLRPLSGSIGAALVEPKLQFAGPTDRASYEARLDDGGPRAAHAKRMIEDLDAGKLIVSEHPYPIHAFALGDLTMVTLGGEVVVDYAIRLQAELENEDRPLWVVGYADDVFGYVPSLRVLREGGYEGGDAFYYSTFPTPFAEDVEQRLIDGVRKAVAKVRSR; encoded by the coding sequence ATGCGCACGCAGATTCGGTCAGCAACGGTGATGGGGTTTCTGGCTCTGATCGGGTTGATGCTCACGGCCTCAGAGGCCGGGGCGGCGGCCGGCCGTTCCGGCTGGTCGGCCGGGGTAGCAACGTCCGAGATCACGCCTGAAGGCCCGGTCTGGTTGGCCGGCTACGCGGCGAGGAAGGAGCCGTCGAACGGCGTGCTCGCACCGATCTTCGCCAAGGCACTGGCCTTGAGAGACGCAGAGGGGGAAACGGTGGTGATCGTTTCGCTCGACCTCGTGGGGGTGAAGCGTCCCTTAACCCATCGCGTGGCAAGCCTGGTTTCCGAGGCGTACGGCCTGCCGCAGGAAGCGCTGACTCTCGTTTCGTCGCACACCCACTGCGCCCCGTTGCCGAGCGATACGGATGGCCGAGCCCGTGCCTATGGGATCGATGACGAGGCGATGGAGCCGAACCGTGAATGGACGACGCGGCTGGAGGCGACGATTGTGGCAATCGTCGGCAAGGCCCTGGAATCGTTGCGGCCGGCCTCGGCGAGCTTCGGCGTGGGATCATGTGAGTTTGCCATGAACCGTCGCGAGCCGACCGAGACGGGATTCAAGATCGGTTCCAACCCGGATGGGCCGGTTGATCATTCGGTGCCAGTGCTCGACGTGAATGGAGAAGACGGCGAGCCGATAGCGGTCGTCTTTGGCTATGCGTGCCACTGCACGACTCTTGGTGGTGACATGCTCCAGGTTTGTGGCGATTATGCCGGCTTCGCCCAGGAAGGGATCGAGACCGATCGGCCGGGCGCGGTCGCTCTGTTCCTGACAGGCTGCGGGGCCGACGCGAATCCAGCCCCTCGAGGAACCGTTGAACTGGCCCGCCAGCACGGCAAGAGCCTGGCCGATGCGGTTGGAAGGGTTCTGGAATCCAAGCTGAGGCCCCTCTCCGGTTCGATCGGGGCGGCGCTGGTTGAGCCGAAACTCCAGTTTGCGGGGCCGACGGATCGAGCCTCGTACGAAGCTCGCCTTGACGACGGCGGTCCCCGCGCGGCCCACGCGAAGCGGATGATCGAGGACCTGGACGCCGGCAAGCTGATCGTCTCCGAGCATCCGTACCCGATCCATGCCTTCGCACTGGGCGACCTGACCATGGTGACACTCGGCGGCGAGGTGGTGGTCGATTATGCGATTCGCCTCCAGGCCGAACTGGAGAATGAAGACCGGCCGCTCTGGGTCGTTGGCTATGCCGACGATGTCTTCGGCTATGTTCCTTCCCTGAGAGTGCTGCGAGAGGGTGGCTACGAGGGAGGGGATGCGTTCTACTATTCGACGTTCCCGACCCCCTTTGCCGAGGATGTCGAACAGCGCCTGATTGACGGAGTGCGCAAGGCCGTGGCAAAGGTCCGGAGTCGGTGA
- a CDS encoding four-helix bundle copper-binding protein — translation MSPRSIRADEHHDRQHHGDETAIMEACARSCNDAARHCLDRLRQGAEKADYHATAVDVTTACQEFCTLSTALMVRHSDLSTIAHEANAKACDACAEVCEESDAQIMKDCAEACRKCAEHCRTLAREGHQHG, via the coding sequence ATGAGCCCCCGATCAATTCGGGCCGATGAGCACCACGATCGCCAGCACCACGGCGATGAGACGGCCATCATGGAAGCCTGTGCTCGGTCCTGCAACGACGCTGCCCGGCATTGCCTGGATCGGCTTCGTCAAGGGGCCGAAAAGGCCGACTATCACGCCACGGCGGTTGATGTGACGACCGCCTGCCAGGAGTTTTGCACGCTGTCGACAGCGTTGATGGTCCGGCATAGCGACCTGTCGACGATCGCGCATGAGGCGAATGCCAAGGCCTGCGATGCGTGTGCCGAGGTCTGCGAGGAATCGGACGCCCAGATCATGAAGGACTGCGCCGAGGCGTGCCGTAAGTGCGCCGAGCACTGCCGGACGTTGGCCCGCGAGGGACATCAGCACGGATGA